From the Leptotrichia sp. oral taxon 223 genome, the window ATCTTAGCACAGCCTCCTTTATTTCAGGGTACAGCTCCTTTGAAAAGGCATCCTGAATTATAGGATACAGCCCGTCCATGTTGCTCCAGTTTTTCTTTATGGACGGATATAGTTTTTTATTAAGCCAGTCCTTTTTGGGCATTTTAAATTCTTTTCCAAACTCGTCATAATAAGAAATTTCCTTAAAATCATCTGAATAACTGTTATTTTCCATAAGTTCCGATTCATTATTTACAATATCATAAATTTCTCGTCTAATTTGACGATTAGACTGGTCAGCGTTTATATTATTCTCATTTATTTCATTATTATTTTTATTTCTCTTTTTATCAGAAGACTTAAAAAAATCAAAAATCCCCATACATCCTCCTATCTAAATTAATTTTTTACTAAAAATATAAGCTATAATTAAAACTTACCCTTTTTCAACTATACTAATTTTATCACAGATAAGACAAAAATACAACGTAGTAAAGATGAAAAAATTAAAAACTTAAATAAAAAAGATATTTATAATTTTAAATAAATAAAAATTATACAGCTAAAAAATGCAATTTTCTGATTTAAAGATTCTTCCATATTTTTGTTGACTTTTTTTTGAATATGTTATAATAACATTAAGAAGATAACTTGTGAAGGATTCGCTCTGGGTTCCCGAATGGGTGTAGGCTTTATGCTTAGAATTCCTATGACCCTGGGGTTATCTTATTTTTTATTTCTCAAATCTTCAATAATATTCGGATTACTGTTTATCAAATCTACACAAAAATCCACCAGCTGTTGAGAGTATCTTCTTGCATATCCAAATTCAAAACAATACTTATCATTTCTTTTTAATTTATAGAAACCCATTATTAAATTTAAAGTATACTCATTAAATTCACTATGAGCTTTACTATTTTTATAATTAAATATGATATTTTTTGTTTTTATCTGTATATATCTTTTGTATAGCCGATTCCAATGAAATAGTTCTGCCTGTACCCTTATAATAAATACTTTTTCCATCTTTTAACAACTTAGCTTTTAACATCAGTTCCCAAGCATTACAAATAAAAAAACTAAATCCTTCTACCCTATATTTTATTGTTGGTTTATTATAAATTTCCAACTCCATTATAAATGCTTCAGTTGATTTTTCAATTAATTTACTTACAAAATCAATAACTTTTTCTTCCATTTGTCCCCTTTCTAATTTTTTAATTTCTATAAATTATACTACATTATTTGTTATTTTACAAAAAAGACAGCCATTTCTGACCATCAATTTATAAAATTAAAACTATTCAAAATTCCATTTAATTTATATTTTATTCCAAGTTATCATCTAAAAAAGCTAGAAATCGTATTAAACAATAACAATATAATACTCATTATCATCAATCCAACCACGACATCCTGATCCCATCCTCCGATTTCCAATACAATCTTAAAATCTGTACTACAACCACCAACGTTACAGTAAAAAACCTAATCAGAAACGAGAAAAACATCAAAAATTTATTTTCTTTTAATACTATTCCCCGTTTAAAAAGCGAATATTTATTCTAATTATTTGAAGATAAATATTAGATTTAACCTACTAAAAAGATTTATAATGTATTCGTTATTCAAATGGGGTTTAGTATAAAAGTATTTTAAAAGCATCAAATGCTACTCCAAAATACTATTTTTCTTTCAAACAATTCCTGCTGTAAACTCTTTAAATTCATAATTCACTTTTCCTGTCTTTAATCTTATATTTCTATTTATTTTCATCACTTTTGCTAGTATTTTCATCTTTATTCTTACTCAAAAATCTATTTAAGACTTGAGGATTTCCT encodes:
- a CDS encoding DUF3644 domain-containing protein, encoding MEEKVIDFVSKLIEKSTEAFIMELEIYNKPTIKYRVEGFSFFICNAWELMLKAKLLKDGKSIYYKGTGRTISLESAIQKIYTDKNKKYHI